tttgcttcagaaaTGGTCAGAACTGTTTCTTCTGCCTTATccagtttaaaagatgaaaacTTAAAATTACGTGAGCCAAGTGAAGGGACAAATTGTGGTGTCGAGACCAATTTACTCATACAAAATGGATTTATGGGCAAGTCATTAAGTAACAGGAAGTACGAAGGAAGCCTAATGAAGACAAATGTAGAAGATATGGTCTGCTAAAGTGATGGGTAAAATGTGTTTGAAGAAGCCATCCTCCTtccaaataactaaaaaaaaatttttttcaagagaTTTACCACAATGTAGATATTCTAGAGAATAAATGAGAAGGTTGGTACTAGTCTCTTCTTTCATGTGACTTACAGTCTTGTGAGGGAGAAAAGACTCCTATAAAAGaagtaaagaatataaaaaagagTAAAGAGGGACAGGTTATATGAAATGTAACCAAATGCGAAACATTATGATGCCAGCAGGAAGGGTCATGGCCCATCTCCAGTCTGCTGTCTGAAGTGGAAAGCGGAACTCGTGCAAGTCTCTGCTTAAGACCCTCCCACGTTCCCTGTCACTGACTCAGTATTCCCCATACTTGCCAGGTCATAAGAATCTCCTAGGCTTGGGCAAACAGATTCCTGATTCCTACCGCGGAACTACTGAATCGGAATTTCCAAGGAGTCCAAATGATTCCTGTTTGGGAAACTGACCTAGAGGCTCAAGCCCGAGCTCTTGTAGCCTGACTTGCCGTGCTCCCCATGAATGTGGCCTTGCTCCCGTCTGCAGCTGTGTCTTGTCCCCCGTGCCTCTGCAGCATTTCTCCTCAAGCACAGTGTCCAGTGCCTTTGCTAAGATTCCTCTCCTTTCGGCTGGTGGACTCCTTTTCCTTCACAGTCGGCACAGGTTCACCTCCAGAAATCTTCCTTTGATCTGCCAGGCTTGGGCTGAGTGAGTCTTCTCTATGTGCTGTTCTCTGCATGATTCTATCCAAATACATACAACTCTTTAAAAATTCTCCATTTACATGTTTTTTGCCCCCTTTGGAATGTAAACCCTGAGGGCCCAAGGCCATGTCTTATTAGTATTACATCCTCAGCCTAAGTGCCTGACACTTGGGTGCTGTCTGCAAGTTTGAAGTGTTGAATGCCTTCGGGAAGAGATCGGTGTTAATTGGAGTAAAGATGAGGCTTAATGGCAGAGGTGTGATCTTTGGTGAGCTTAGAAGAAGAATAtatctgtgctttttaaaaaggcGAGGAAAGATAGTATTAATAACATTTTTCAATTAACTAATACCAGCAGTTAAACAACTGATAGTCTAggtttgtattcttttttctgaCATTAACTTTTAACCTTGGAGAAAGTAGTTAATAATATCCCCGTGAGCTAGATTTTCACATCACAATGCATCTTGGTTTTTTAACACAAAATAAGTAGCTAGTTTTATCTCAGTTTTGTTCGTGAAGAAGCTGGTATAATGGGATTTAGCATCTGATAGGAAGTGAACCTGAGACTCACGAGTTGTCTCTATCAGGCCTTTAGAGTTAATAGTCTCTCTAGACCTGTTCAGCCACAAAACAGCACATGTTCAAGACATAAATAAGGCAGTTTATAGATGAGTGGGAAAATCTGTTTGTTTTTACTAAACTCATTAAAGGTACTGAATCTGGTACAGTAtttactttgtaattttttttcttgcgcTCAAAACAGCATAAATAAAATTTGTTGTGTGGTCTGAGTCATGAATGAATGGTGGTTGTCCTGAATAGTAGTTGTAATTTCAGTTATCTGTTGAGACTGTGtagctaaaaaaaaatagactggcAATTCAGtggaaaagttaaattaaaatttgCTGAGCAAAATAATCGGTtgatcacatttaaaaaatcttccaTGCCTTAGGGAGATGGAGTGGATGGGGATGGTCCAAATAACAGACCAAAATTCAAGAATGGTTTTtgaaatttgtcttttcttttatttgactTAGGATGTTGACTTTTCTGGTTAAGAAAGTTGTTTTACTTAAATCATCATCACTTTTGTTAACTCACACCCTTTAAACaagtttaaattctttttctagaTTCCAAGCCCTTTAAAGTCAGAGCCTGTATGTATGACATGTTTTTGAATTTCCTTGCACggtgtgtacatacacatatttgttgaacaaatgaagagCCTAACATTCTAGCTGGTCGAAACTGCTGAGCCTGCACGGATTCGCTTTGAGAACGTCTCCAATGATCTTAAACCTGAGTTCAGATCATTGAGTAGATAGACTTGGAGTGAAATAAGCAGTACTGTTTAGAATGTTTTATGAAAATTTCGGTTGAAAACAACCAAAAGAAGCAACTTGAGTTCTTGAGGAGAGTCCTTGAAATATTGTACCTACACTGGTTTTTAAATGTGAATACTATATGGCTATTAAATAATAGTGATGCTGAATTTGactgaaacagaaaaattaatttacaaaGTCTTTTTACTCTGTTTTTGCTTAAGTAACTACAGTTTTATTACATTTGCTTACCAAAATAGTTTGAGAGAGATTACACATGTAACAAGATGAGTTTTGAAAGGAGTGATGGGCAACTTGGCGTATCTTCTGTGATTGATTTGGGGATATAGTGCTACATTAACAGCTTTCAGGAGGCTAAGGTTGTGACTAAGAGCACGAGCTGACCTTCTgcttatgtgaccttgagcaggatGTTTAACCCTTTCTGTGTCTGTTCACCCGTAAAATGAGAAGAAGACAATCCCTCCCTCCTAGGATAGTGAGGGTTAAGTGGATTAGTCCCTCTAAAGTGCTTAGGTACGTGCTGCCATGTACTACGCTCAAATATTAGCTCTCGGTTACGATTATACGTGTTTTCAGGGATACTATTTTGGCATTAGTTGTTAGTAAATGTGTCTACATTGTATAACATAGACTTTAAAATATGACTGATTTGAGCTTGAATGTTGGTTCCATCACATTTAGGGGcgaattattttatctttctgtGCCTTTATTTTCACCAGCAAAGTGGGGATAGTAAGACCTTCCTCCCAGGGTTCTTGTAAAGATTAAATTTGATGGTGTTTATAAGGGTCTTAGCAGAGTGCTCAGCATAAaataagcattcagtaaatggtGGAGGTGGTAGTGGTTGTCATGAGTATACTGACTCTGTGAGACTGTAGTGACGAGGGATTAAGAACAGGGGCTCTGTAGACACAGGGCTCTTCTGTGATGAGGCTATGTCATAGGGTTGTCTGAGGACTGGATGAGATAGTGCACGTAAAACACTTAGCTTAGTATCCGGCTCCTGGTAAGTACTGAAAACGTTAGCTGTCATGGTgtagtagtagtggtggtggagTAATGCTGCGTCTTCATATGGGGACCTTTGATACTTGATTCCTATAAATATGTTAAGGGCTTCCAGGCTGTTTTGTTGAATAATTAACTTCTGTCTTTACCTTTACTGCTCCCTTTCAGATTTCTGATCGGGATTGTTAAAATGAGTCTGCGGAAGCAAACCCCCAGTGACTTCTTAAAGCAAATCATTGGACGACCAGTTGTGGTAAAATTAAATTCTGGAGTGGATTATCGAGGTAATATCTTCATGTTTCATCCTCACTGGTTTTAACTAAATGAGTAAATGTGACTTAATGATTTTTATTAACCTCTAAAATGTTCCAGATGGACACAAAAAAGCATTGGCTGTCAGCAGTGTTTATGCCCATTTCCGTTTCTACCTCTGAGATGGTTTCTTTTAGAGAGACAGCTCTGACAGCATTGTGTGCTTCTGACTTCTGGTGTGATCTGTGACTCCTGTCTCCTGTCTCTGCTTTGGGGTTGTGCGTGCCTAAGTTCCCTGGTCATAGACAGGGATTTCCAGTCACCCCAGGCGTGAATAACTGGGTACTGAAGAACACCTCGGTACAGCAGCGTTTGTCTTGGCAGAAGTATTTACGATCGGCAAGCATCTATTTAGATAGTATCATTTTGCGACATGAACATCCACTCATATAATATGTGAGGTAGCCAAAGCCACCTTTCTCTTCTTGTAgagaagtctcttttcaagaGGTTGTGACACTACTGAAATTAACTTTGTGGGAGGAATGGTAtcaaattccatttttttaagttactaAATTCCTAATCTTTTGAAATTAAGATAGATTAAATTACTGAGAATCTTTCATAGGTACAGATAACTAATTTATTAGCGGAGTTTTCAAGCCTTTCCTTGGTCTCTTTTCTGAATGATAGTAATCTCTTGAGCTTTTCCCTCTTTCCACACGTGCAAACTTAattttattgagagcttactgTGTGTCCACTGTGTGTTAatcactttcattttcattttatcttcacatAAATCCTTTGAGATCTCTGTTGATTATCCTCACCTCATAAGGGAGTAGCTAGGATGCAAACTCAAGCTTGACTCAGAAGCCTTAAGAAATCACTTGGCTGTTCATGTACTGCTTTAGTTTCTTGACATTAATAACATCTCcagtttaatttgatttttatagTGGAACTAATTTTATTTATACTGAATACTGAGATATTGTGAAGTCTCTGTGTACTGCTTCTCACCCTTGAGCTTTTGATGAGCCCAAAGGAAGTAACAGACTTCTAGAGATTTGAGTATATTTAACAATTGATTCGAGTGGGGACATTGTGTTCAATATCTGCTCAGGACCTGCTTCAAGGGGAGATCACCCAGCCTGACCTTTTTTCTCTATACTCTTTAGAGaaaatttttctgtttataaaggtaatatatgtgtttttctttttttttagaaattttgaAGCAAATAATGGAGAAAAGTATTTAGAATAAAGCAAACTGGCCCAAAATTCTACCATCTAGAGATAATCAGCTTTACCAATTTGGACTTCTCTCCCTATAAGcataatttcacataaatgggatCAGTTGTACATACAccctgaattttatttctttttacattaaaaaatacattcagtTCTCTGACAATATAGTGTTTAATGGCTGCATAGGAGTAtgttgtgtggatgtaccacagtgttgtttttgtttttaacagtttccattaatggacatttaggtgtttgccaattttttgctattataaacaactcTGCTCCTCTGACATGTCACTTGTCCAaatatctctcttctttttttgtttctttgaggaagattagccctgagctaacatctgttgccaatcctcctctttttgctgaggaagattgtccctgagctaacatccatgcccatcttcctctattttatgtggaacgccaccacagcatagcttgataagtggtgtgtaggtccacacccgggatccgaatctgcgaaccctgggccgccgaagcggagcatgcgaagttaaccactatgccactgggctggccccccaactgTCTCTTCAGAATAAATTCCCTGGGCTAGTGTTTCTCAGTCAAAGAGCATGCCATATGACCCTCTGTTGGGGCAGATGGGTTCATTCTTCTCTATGTTCTCACCAACCCTTATATTAGTCTTTGTTTTCAACTTTTTCATTCTAATTGGCAACAAGTAATACAtcgttttatttatatttctttgtttactagtgaggttgaacaacttttcacatGAGTAGTAACCATAATTTTTCGCCTTTTATGGATGTCTATTCGTGGCCTCTACTCTAGTAAAGCAAAATGTACACTCCTGAGAGCATTACCATGAAGATTGCTCTTATTTTCTGGTTAAATAATAAAGAACCCAGCTCTTCTCTAGCAATTTCTCTTTAAGTTGGAAGAAAACTTCTTGTTTTCTGTTATTCATAGTAGTTTATCCCTTAGAAAAGGGAGGGGGTTACAATTCCAACCTCCTGgaactgttttcttaaaaaaCGTTTGCTATGAGAATAGATATTCTTATTAGAAGtgaacatttcatttttaaatgcttttgattaattttcaaacatttgcaTATCATGTCTCAGAAGTTTCTTATTCGTTTATGGTTGTAGTTTAGATGTAAAATAATACAGCAGGAAATAAATTGTAAAGTTGTATCTTAAGCTTTCTTTTGATAGGAAATAATTGTTATTAATTGTTCACAGTCCATTCTGATTCTTTGAAAGTTTACAGGTTCTAGCAGAATTCTGTTCGATTAATGTCTTGTGCTCTcgttacacacacacaattttgagAAGAAAACTTTTTTGTTTAGAGGATAATGGGGGTAGAGGCAGAGAGTGAGGAGCATATTAACGAAGTTGAGACCAAATGAAGCTATTGACTTGGTTAATTGAGTCAAATTTGtagtatttgttttttcttaaaattttttattctagAAAATACTCCTTTAAAATTAGAGACTCAGAGTTAGAGGCttatatattttcatcttttgaaaaaaatcatcagGTCAAATTTTGCAAAATTTATACCATCTTGACAACAATTAAAAAGATTCACTTGAACAGTTTCCTTGAAAGCTCCCTAGAATGTTTTTGGCCATTTTTCTATATCAGTCtggatttgaaaatattataagtGTAACAAAACAGAAAGGGATATGTTCTGATGCAGTATGTCGCCCTGTGTCCTCAAGCTGCTCTTTGCTGTGAGTCACAGCTTTAAGATGTTCTTTCAGGAGCACCTGCTGTCTCCTCTTCTATTATGTTAACAGATTGTGCAGACTTCCTCTTAACCCTGGAGTACATTCATCTGCTGCAGTAGACGTTGTGCAAGAATGAAATAAATCTGCCAGACCCGTGTTTAACTTAGTGGCTAAAGTAAGAAATGCCACTGGAAGTGAGGAGTCTTGGCTAATGGTCATTTGTTCTTGCATAATTGCCCACTCCTGTTTTTAGCTTTCAAAGAATGGCATTTTATTTGGAATATTCATATTATGTTACTTTTGTGAAGGCTTTAAAAGTTGCTGTTGTTATCACACATACCATGAGGGAAGTGACAGTTGTTGTTTCTCCTTCTGGCAGTGGGTGCTTGACTGCTTTCGTGCTGTACGCTTAGCCTTCATTCAGATTGGCATAGAGTAAAGACACTTTTTTGTGCTTCAGTCTATTGAGTTTCATTTACAGTGTGAATTTTTATATTAAGCGTGTAAGAGCTAATGAATAAAGAGATTGTGAGCTCTAAGGTATACTCTGTAATTTTCAACTCTTTGCTTTGTATCTCTTCTCTTTGAATAACTCTCTCCAGGGGTCCTGGCTTGCCTGGATGGCTACATGAATATAGCCTTGGAGCAGACAGAAGAATATGTAAATGGACAACTGAAGAATAAATACGGGGATGCATTTATCCGAGGCAACAATGGTAATGGGCCTTCACTCTACAGTTGTACAACATCCAAAATAAGCCTTTTTGTTTATAATCAGGATCACCAGCAAGTTTTCTAGATAATTTAAAAgttcagttttaattttgctttatttttaaattcttatatcTCAGCTCTTTCAGTGTGACCAGTTCTTTTTTAAATGCTTCATGCAATTTTTCAATTAGaaattctctccttccctccctttacTGATGAGGAACTGGGAGGCGTTGGTATATGACCCAGAACTCTGTTCTTTTGGATACAGTTTATTCTGTTCCCCCAACACTGCCTCTTGCACTGGAAGGTGGAGCTGTGAGAATGGCTACTACTTCCCTGCTGTCTTTGGTTTGCATCATTTGGCAGTTAGCTTGTCCTGTTTCTCTGTTAAGTGTACAGATGGTTTTTGTGGAAATTTATATCCTTTAGTTtggcaaaaatgacaaaataagaaatatagtTCTAAAGTTACTCTGCTTTTTAACAGCTAATATATTGCTGTGATTATTATGGTACCAAGGTATTAAGTACCTtgtttaaaaacacaatatcaatAAAGTCATATTTGAATTTTTGAGGGGGAAGGGTAAGACATCAAAACTGTAGAATTATTCTTTGACCTATCCCCACTTTTTGGTCCTATCCGCCAAATGGAGCCCCGAGACTCTTgtgtttggatttttttgttgATGGGCATTCTTTAGTTCTGAATAACTTCGTCAACCCTCTTAACAGTTGGATCTTTTTGCTGTGAGCTAAATATCCTGACTTTTATTATAGGTATTGTCTCCTATTCTTCCAGTACCATATTTCTTCAAGTCATATCTTTATATACATCTTTTGCTTGCTTTTCAGTCTTTTCAACATGAagaatttcttctatttttcatattgTTCTTATTTCAGTCCCTC
The Diceros bicornis minor isolate mBicDic1 chromosome 11, mDicBic1.mat.cur, whole genome shotgun sequence DNA segment above includes these coding regions:
- the LSM6 gene encoding U6 snRNA-associated Sm-like protein LSm6; amino-acid sequence: MSLRKQTPSDFLKQIIGRPVVVKLNSGVDYRGVLACLDGYMNIALEQTEEYVNGQLKNKYGDAFIRGNNVLYISTQKRRM